One segment of Macrotis lagotis isolate mMagLag1 chromosome 1, bilby.v1.9.chrom.fasta, whole genome shotgun sequence DNA contains the following:
- the LOC141505039 gene encoding thymosin beta-4-like, producing MSDKPDMAEIQKFDKSKLKKTETQEKNPLPSKETTE from the coding sequence ATGTCTGACAAACCAGATATGGCTGAGATTCAGAAATTTGATAAGTCTAAATTGAAGAAGacagaaacacaagagaaaaacCCACTGCCTTCAAAAGAAACAACTGAATAG
- the C1H20orf204 gene encoding uncharacterized protein C20orf204 homolog — MWFLPEDRRVLEWLRSVYFSPEDQKHLPTHSLPPPNLSNLPALINQGFYSKMFFPLQPNYSSTYPLAACALGLGTKQCVLKKPEVTHLDAKRRKPRSAQASGSILTTRQRDVGEGALGVDGRGARTGEMGRRGMGATLHGLGETVPAKPAFWVLLLALLGAALGRGGGRRDCSVPDVLRHYRAVIFEELQMVVRGPPAGADLSRGGSPFFGFMQKNLTGSEALRRPRRGRAGGASCRAEKEHRILMSIASMGRALRKAVAGSGPGAGRRRGALERAVWTVAMHTEAVTREHCGTLHQVRPRPSSPTLDGPFSPRSRGRRPSPCHCPHCQRSQKRLSQEWQERKRGPEMEPELNLEPALAPGRSRGRGQRRRLLGAVEHLAACWEKLFSLRSLASAAGSY; from the exons ATGTGGTTTCTCCCAGAGGATCGGCGTGTACTTGAGTGGTTAAGAAGCGTTTACTTCTCCCCAGAGGACCAGAAACATCTCCCCACCCACTCACTCCCACCACCAAATCTTTCTAACCTACCTGCTCTCATTAACCAAGGCTTCTACTCAAAAATGTTCTTCCCCCTTCAGCCAAACTACTCATCTACTTACCCACTTGCTGCCTGTGCTCTTGGTCTTGGCACAAAGCAATGTGTCCTGAAGAAGCCTGAGGTGACCCACTTAGATGCTAAAA GGCGAAAGCCAAGAAGTGCACAGGCAAGTGGCTCCATCCTTACCACCCGCCAGCGGGATGTGGGGGAGGGAGCGCTCGGGGTGGATGGGAGGGGTGCCAGGACTGGGGAGATGGGCCGAAGGGGAATGGGGGCGACTCTGCACGGGCTTGGCGAGACG GTGCCGGCCAAGCCTGCTTTCTGGGTGCTGCTCCTGGCTCTCCTCGGCGCGGCTCTCGGGCGCGGCGGCGGCCGCAGGGACTGTAGCGTCCCCGACGTGCTTCGGCATTACCGCGCCGTCATCTTCGAGGAGCTGCAGATGGTGGTGAGGGGCCCCCCCGCAGGGGCGGACCTTTCTCGGGGAGGGAG CCCCTTCTTTGGTTTTATGCAGAAAAACTTGACGGGCAGCGAGGCTCTCAGGCGCCCGAGACGAGGGCGAGCAGGGGGTGCCTCCTGCCGGGCGGAAAAG GAGCACCGCATCTTGATGTCTATCGCATCGATGGGCCGGGCCCTGCGCAAGGCAGTGGCAGGGAGCGGGCCCGGGGCCGGGCGCCGCCGCGGAGCCCTGGAGAGGGCCGTGTGGACCGTGGCCATGCACACTGAGGCAGTGACCCGAGAGCACTGCGGGACTCTGCACCAGGTCCGTCCCCGCCCCTCATCCCCAACCCTGGACGGACCCTTCTCCCCTCGGAGCAGAGGTCGCC GACCCTCTCCTTGTCACTGTCCCCACTGTCAGCGAAGCCAGAAGCGGCTGAGCCAGGAGTGGCAGGAGCGGAAGCGGGGTCCGGAGATGGAGCCAGAGCTGAACCTGGAGCCGGCCCTTGCCCCGGGTCGGAGTCGGGGTCGGGGTCAGAGACGGCGTCTGTTGGGAGCGGTGGAACACTTGGCCGCCTGTTGGGAGAAATTGTTCTCTTTGCGCTCCCTGGCTTCGGCCGCCGGGAGTTACTAG